ACCCAGTAAACAATTCTAAAATTTCGAATAGTGATATTATttgaaaaatttataaaattaaaaaaaaaattcattacgGATATCATAATtatcatttaattaattaatttttttaattaataatttattaaataataaattaaatttaaaatataattatttcaAATGATGGAACTATCACGTGAATTGCCacaaaaataatatgaaaatatgGTTCAAAATCGTagtatgaaaaacattagtcTATTAATTTTGCACCGAAACTCCGAAGGaagataatttaatttaatttaattcggATTACGTACGCTTTGGCTGAGGGACTGAGTCGGATAGCTGAAGGAAGACGAGAACTTGCTACTGCAAAAGTCCATGTCGAAGCAATTTTGATCGGCGGGACCAGAAATGTTATGGTTCATCTTCAACGAAGGAGGTGGAATCGGGTCGGTTTGAACCGGAACGACACTATCCGTTCCCGGCCCCGAAATGGTGTGGATTGAGTTGGGGTAATCTAACTCCAGCAGCAAATCCATTTCGGGGAAGAAGAGGTCGCCGGAGGATTTTGTAATGTCCGGAGCAATATCCATTTGGAGCTTCGAGTTGAAATTCGGGTTGGGGATCAGCCAGTTCGACGCGGGGTCGTTATTAACGTCTTTAGTGTTGGATAAAACGTCGCCGTTTGGGACGAGGTAGTTGATGGCCGCGCCGGCGGATGATGGGGCAGCAGCTGTTGACTTGACGATGATAGACTCGGCGGAGTCGTAAAACGGCTCGACCGGGACCCGCTCGTGGCGCCGGGCGAGGGGGTTGGCGGAATGGATGTCGGCGTCGCAGGCGACGCAGAGTGCGGCGGCGTCCGCCTTGCAGGTGACGGCGGCAGGGGCCTGGTCGCAGACCTCGCACATCCAGACGCGCTCGTGGCGCGTGGTGAGCTTGTTGGCGGCGTGGATCCTGGCGTCGCAAGGCAGGCAGAGAAAGACCAAGTCGGCTCTGCAGAACAAGGCCGCCGTCGAGTTCTTGCAGGAGTCGCAGAGCTTCGCGACTAAGCCGACGGCCGCCGCGCTCCACCCGCCTTGGAGGCCCATGGATATCTTCAAAACGAGGTCGGAGGGAGCAGCTTTGTTGGCAGTGCGTGGAGTTTCTGTCAGAGAGAAGCGAGTAGCGTTGTGTGCGTGGAGTTTCTGTCAGAGGCCTAATGGCGAGTGGTGATGTTATCTATCTAGGGAGAGGGAGGTGTACACCAGTGAGAGGGCTATACGTGGGTGGTTCTGAGCCACACAGAAAAAATCTCAAGACAAGTTTGGCAATTGATCCCTGATGTTAGTATTTCAAATAATAATCGACAGTGAGTAGTTGTCATTTGTCTGTGCCGACCAGAAAGATTTTTGGACCGGAAAATAAGATGACACACACACTACGTGCATATATACAAGTAATGAAAtatttatgttaaaaaatttacggtttaaaaattaaaaattctctTCATTTGTATAAGGAACAATACTTGGTTCCTAAAAATTCAGTAGCCACCCTTGCTTTTATCTAATTAGATTTGGACACATGTCCAAATAATTGAAAGGGATGGGATgcccacacacccttttttatttcttcgaCATATTTTTGGTTTTCGATCGTCGGatcgaataaattaaagaatatcAACGGACAGAAACTAACAaagatgtgtaagaagtaaaaaaagggtgtgtgaatagcacaccccCAATTGAAATTGCAAACAAATTAAATACGTGTTCAAATTTTATTGGATGAAAGAATGAATAGCTGgtgaattttattattattcatatttcgaaaacaataaaaaacttCTGCTCAAAAAGGAAGGCTGGAATCCAATAATGAACAAATgagattgaatttttttatttttttgggtaaaaccAACGAGAttgatttattttaaaaattgacACTTAGTATTACTCGAAATTTGAGATATAATTTGGCGCTTCTAGTTCGTGTAATAGTATTTTAGACGAGTGACGAATATTTTGCATCTCAAAGTATATTATTGAATTAGTAGAATATGTATTATAATTTGAGTAAATTAGTAACACTTTTTTCCGCCTAAACGAAAATTTTTCTTTACAGAAAGTTGGCTTCCTTAACCATAAAGGAGGGGTTTTAACTTAATTGCATGAAAGTACGAAACTTGAATCAGGTCCAGTTGGAGATTTATACAAAACGTGTCCTTCCAAGTTTCTTTATtggccaaatttttttaatggtTTTTGTGGTGACATAGCATTTTTAATGTGATCTTTGTAatcaaaaaattattaattaaatttctGTGGTGAGCTTTGTTAACCATTGAAAGTCCAAACCCAAATTTCTAATAGTCTTTCGTTAAACAAACTTATTTAACTATAACGTGAACATTTCAAATTCGTCATTTCAATCCAAATTACTCATTATGTTTGATTTGGTGATTGATCCCATAGAAATTTGGTAGACGGCCCATTTCTTCTCCCCCATCACTTGGCGATGGATCCCATGGCAATTGTATCTCCTATATCTAAACATGTATTCAGTTTTTCGTTTTTTAATACCAAAATATGTTTCGCTGGTGGAGCAATCACCAAATCAAGCATAAAATGtaatttgaattgaaatgacAAATTCAACTCTTTCATGTGATAGTCATATGAGTTTGTTTAACAGAAAACTGATAAAAGTTTGGGTTTCAACTTCAATTGTTAACAAAACTCACGTGAGTTTGTTTAACGGAAAACTAACAAAAGTGTGGGTTTAAACTTCAGTTGCTAACAAGACTCATCACAGGGCTTAATTAACAACTTTTTCACCACAAGAGTCACATTAGTAGTGCTGTGCCACTACAAGGACCACGAAAAAATTTGGCCTttgtttatatttctttctttttcttgtttcttttccCACTTAGCTTTAATTAGACAATTAACAACCGTTTGATATTTATGCAGAAAATCGAACTTTTAAGGAAAGACAGACTGCAGAAATAAGGGATAATGGCGCCCATTGTAATTTACAATGGGAAAGAGAGCTTCAAAGCTGGCTTTTCAACAtgaatttcttcttcttgttttagCTAAATTTTCTAAAtctctttccctttttatttgGTAAAAAATATAGGTTTTCCGTTTTATTCGAAAGGACTTCCTCTACAATTTGAGATGTTCATGCATTACAATTTACAGTTGATCTCCTTATATTAATTACAATTTGGGATGAGATTTTCTTTCTTAATTCAATTCATCGTATTGTATTCGACATACACAACCAAGTACAAATAGATTACGCATAAAGTACTAACAATACaggtagggatgggcaaatatccattggttatgggtaaccgcggttacccgcccatttaaattaaacggttacggttatgggtaaccgtttagataaataaacggttatgggtataaccgtttacccgcgaaatttaaatggacggttatgggtattaaccacggttataaacgggtaaccgtttacccatttattttatatatgtaaaattaacacaaaccatattctcgatccaataatacttagcacccaataaattagcaaggaattcatcgatCCTTCtctgaataacattactacaggaatgatgattctcatcatcaagaaattggccaaattaatttaaattctttgtgggtaaccgtgaaattgacaaaaatgttttgccagaaatgtcttctaaacaatttttgtaacccaataatacttagcaaatat
The nucleotide sequence above comes from Malus sylvestris chromosome 16, drMalSylv7.2, whole genome shotgun sequence. Encoded proteins:
- the LOC126606560 gene encoding zinc finger protein CONSTANS-LIKE 5-like isoform X2; this encodes MGLQGGWSAAAVGLVAKLCDSCKNSTAALFCRADLVFLCLPCDARIHAANKLTTRHERVWMCEVCDQAPAAVTCKADAAALCVACDADIHSANPLARRHERVPVEPFYDSAESIIVKSTAAAPSSAGAAINYLVPNGDVLSNTKDVNNDPASNWLIPNPNFNSKLQMDIAPDITKSSGDLFFPEMDLLLELDYPNSIHTISGPGTDSVVPVQTDPIPPPSLKMNHNISGPADQNCFDMDFCSSKFSSSFSYPTQSLSQSMSELFPTKTPYPIYRILSAEPPATVFLNRAMYRTLSGKKSATTFQNRAIYRTLSAGKPARTFRNPAHGSRQPLRVNQRLSSAD
- the LOC126606560 gene encoding zinc finger protein CONSTANS-LIKE 5-like isoform X1; translated protein: MGLQGGWSAAAVGLVAKLCDSCKNSTAALFCRADLVFLCLPCDARIHAANKLTTRHERVWMCEVCDQAPAAVTCKADAAALCVACDADIHSANPLARRHERVPVEPFYDSAESIIVKSTAAAPSSAGAAINYLVPNGDVLSNTKDVNNDPASNWLIPNPNFNSKLQMDIAPDITKSSGDLFFPEMDLLLELDYPNSIHTISGPGTDSVVPVQTDPIPPPSLKMNHNISGPADQNCFDMDFCSSKFSSSFSYPTQSLSQSVSSSSLDVGVVPDQNSLSDISYTFGRTACNGVSEPGYVSYSFGQKVSNNVSEPGDISYPFGRKASKNVSEPGARVSATPASQPATQLCGLNREARVLRYRERRKNRKFQKTIRYASRKAYAETRPRIKGRFAKRTKTETETFDLIYGSGSATFISDPQFGVVPTF